GCTGCCGCTGGACAACGGCCATAAGATGTTGGAACCCAAAGTCGTTGCCCGCCTGGCTCAAGGTTTGAAACTGAAAAAAGACGAAACCGTCTTAGAAATCGGTACAGGCTCAGGCTATGCAACCGCCCTGCTGTCCAAATTGGCCGGCAAAGTCGTCACTGACGACATCGATGCCGAGCAGCAGCAACGCGCCAAAAAAGTTTTGGACGAATTGGGCTTTGCCAACGTCGATTATGTGCAAAACAACGGCCTGACCGAAGCATCGCAAGGCGCTCCTTTTGATGCGATTTATGTGGGCGGCGCAGTAGACAACGTACCTGAAATTCCGAAAGAGCAACTGAAAGACGGTGGCCGTATGGTGGTCATTGTCGGCCGCAAACCGGTACAACGCGCACTTTTGCTGACGCGTAACGGCAATGAGTTTTCCGAAAAAGTATTATTCGACACCGTTGTAGCACACTTGGAAGACAAATCGGCCAATCCGTTCGGCGATTTCGATTTTTAAACAACAGGCCGTCTGAAAGTTTAGACGGCCTCATACTTTTACACCCTACCCCATGACCGACATCATCCAACTCTCGCCCACCGAATTGAAACAATGGCAGGACGAAGGCCGCGCATTTCATCTGCTCGACGTCCGCACCGATGAAGAACGCGCCATCTGCACCCTTCCCGCTGCCATTCACATCCCGATGAACCTCATCCCCCTGCGCCAAAACGAGCTTCCCGACGACGATTTGCCCATCG
This genomic interval from Neisseria flavescens contains the following:
- a CDS encoding protein-L-isoaspartate O-methyltransferase family protein, with translation MDFEKARFNMVEQQIRPWDVLDFDILDALEEIEREHFVGEAFQGLAYADMELPLDNGHKMLEPKVVARLAQGLKLKKDETVLEIGTGSGYATALLSKLAGKVVTDDIDAEQQQRAKKVLDELGFANVDYVQNNGLTEASQGAPFDAIYVGGAVDNVPEIPKEQLKDGGRMVVIVGRKPVQRALLLTRNGNEFSEKVLFDTVVAHLEDKSANPFGDFDF
- a CDS encoding rhodanese-like domain-containing protein; this translates as MTDIIQLSPTELKQWQDEGRAFHLLDVRTDEERAICTLPAAIHIPMNLIPLRQNELPDDDLPIVVYCHHGIRSLHTAMYLEDAGFENLYNLQGGIDAWAMQVDSKMMRY